The following proteins are encoded in a genomic region of Corylus avellana chromosome ca4, CavTom2PMs-1.0:
- the LOC132177476 gene encoding acyl-coenzyme A thioesterase 2, chloroplastic-like, translating to MRSLRNPVSHLLFNSTNIPFYTYKSSPVPLQALASCSTPTNPSPTQAPLEFGNIVLINAHIPDSPKQANPASKSTLLDPIPPTLSQTRSFSYISSDPCPNYNFNGESNSTLLSNSSKRQKSIFRTSIYDANSYRFTQTRPFAAEKSDPCAKSVDFTDPRPSSSNAIPVVSTITSPFEVSQPIDAGSSIRKPISLWPGMYHSPVTNALWEARSSIFEKLSDTPTDAPSQGELVKKNPGQSRTSIVYKFSSDYILREQYRNPWNEIRMGKLLEDLDALAGTIAFKHCCNPDGMTRPLILVTASVDKMVVKKPIQVDTDLQIAGAVTWVGRSSLEIQLEVTQSKKGAINVSDSFALVANFTFVARDSRTGKSAPVNQVSPETEREKLLWEEAEERNKLRKKKRAEHKKDFENEDMDRLNALLAEGRIFCDMPALADRDSILIGDTCLQNSFICQPQQRNIHGRIFGGFLMRRAFELAFSTTYAFAGVAPHFLEVDHVDFFKPVDVGNFLRFKSCVLYTELENPAEPLINVEVVAHVTRPELRSSEVSNKFYFTFSVRPEAMRSGLKIRNVVPATEEEARRVLERMDAEGSRFAKS from the exons ATGAGATCACTGAGAAATCCGGTTTCCCACCTTCTCTTCAACTCCACCAACATTCCATTCTACACTTACAAATCCTCGCCAGTGCCACTCCAAGCACTTGCTTCATGCTCGACCCCCACCAATCCATCCCCAACACAAGCACCGCTAGAGTTCGGAAACATTGTTCTCATCAACGCCCACATACCAGACTCACCAAAACAAGCAAACCCGGCTTCCAAAAGCACACTTCTCGATCCAATTCCACCTACGCTATCTCAAACCAGGTCCTTTTCTTATATAAGTTCAGACCCATGTCCGAATTACAACTTTAATGGAGAATCCAATAGTACCCTCTTGTCCAATTCATCGAAACGACAAAAATCCATTTTCAGAACCAGTATTTATGATGCAAATTCATACAGATTTACTCAAACCAGGCCATTTGCTGCTGAAAAGTCTGACCCGTGTGCCAAATCAGTGGACTTTACAGACCCCAGACCCTCTTCATCAAATGCGATCCCAGTTGTTTCCACCATAACTTCACCGTTTGAGGTTTCGCAGCCTATTGATGCGGGCTCTTCAATCCGAAAACCGATTAGTCTGTGGCCTGGAATGTACCATTCACCTGTAACAAATGCTCTATGGGAAGCGAGGTCGAGCATTTTCGAAAAGCTCTCAGATACGCCAACCGATGCGCCTTCGCAAGGCGAATTGGTGAAGAAAAATCCGGGGCAAAGCCGGACTAGCATTGTTTACAAATTCTCGTCTGATTATATACTTAGAGAGCAGTACAGGAACCCCTGGAATGAGATTAGGATGGGGAAGTTGCTCGAGGATCTTGATGCTCTTGCTGGAACGATCGCATTCAAG CACTGCTGCAATCCTGATGGCATGACAAGGCCTCTTATATTAGTCACTGCTTCTGTCGACAAGATGGTTGTGAAGAAACCCATCCAAGTCGACACAGATTTACAAATAGCTGGTGCTGTTACATGGGTTGGGCGATCATCATTGGAGATTCAACTGGAAGTGACTCAGTCCAAGAAGG gGGCCATAAATGTGTCAGACTCATTTGCTCTTGTAGCAAACTTCACATTTGTGGCTCGGGACTCCAGGACTGGAAAATCAGCACCGGTCAACCAAGTGTCACCTGAAACTGAACGAGAGAAGTTGCTTTGGGAGGAAGCAGAAGAAAGGAACAAActtaggaaaaagaagagagcagaacataaaaaagattttgagaATGAAGATATGGATAGGCTGAATGCATTGTTGGCTGAAGGGCGAATCTTCTGTGATATGCCAGCATTGGCAGACAGAGATAGCATCCTTATAGGGGATACTTGCCTTCAGAACTCATTTATTTGTCAGCCACAACAAAGGAACATCCATGGTCGGATTTTTGGAGGATTTTTGATGCGAAGAGCATTTGAACTGGCCTTCTCAACTACTTATGCCTTTGCTGGTGTAGCACCACACTTTCTAGAAGTTGATCATGTTGATTTCTTTAAACCT GTGGATGTTGGAAATTTCCTCCGGTTCAAGTCTTGTGTGCTGTACACTGAACTCGAGAACCCAGCTGAACCTCTGATAAACGTGGAAGTTGTTGCTCATGTTACAAGGCCTGAGCTCAGGTCCAGTGAG GTGTCCAACAAATTCTACTTCACATTCTCTGTCCGTCCTGAGGCCATGAGAAGTGGTTTGAAGATTCGGAATGTTGTTCCGGCTACAGAAGAGGAAGCACGGCGTGTACTCGAACGAATGGATGCAGAGGGCTCCCGGTTTGCGAAATCATGA
- the LOC132178235 gene encoding formin-like protein 1, with product HPSSSNSHRHIIAISVSVSLLIASLFIAFSTFIYYRKHAPFSTSSTADDKTSRADSLRLYSDGTLKPPPRIGPSNPSSEFLYLGTLANSHGIDDGEAENSSNAGVSAPIQYQKLGSPELKPLPPLPKSSFKQSYGSSGVGSSGNEEDDEGDEEFFSPRGSSGRKESPVRTGSSSRRVFNDENFGSRSFNSRTASYPCSDSASPTSSVSNSASPALNFSPTSMKSKSPDSVINFPAPIPIPVPVPARLIPTTLPSLSSSSSSSSSSSSERGSGNTQNSPARNSDVSGQSKRSPTRIECVPIKLPPPPPPPPPPARFWEVPAAVGPNREPNPGPPLLVPPSRPVMLQNVAPISAAEQLQSNGTVERNEDTPRPKLKPLHWDKVRASSDRAMVWDQMKSSSFQLNEEMIETLFMVNNNNNLNSTTKDNGRRQVLPLLNQESRVLDPKKSQNIAILLRALNVTIEEVCEALSEGNSDTLGTELLESLLKMAPTKEEERKLAEFKDESPFKLGPAEKFLKAMLDIPFAFKRVDAMLYIANFDSEVEYLQRSFETLEAACEELRNSKMFLKLLEAVLKTGNRMNVGTNRGDAHAFKLDTLLKLADIKGIDGKTTLLHFVVQEIIRAEGSRLSGTNQSQMAENQQSAFRDEVEYRKLGLQVVSGLSGELTSVKKAAAMDSDVLSSEVAKLAEGIAKISEVVKLNEEIALKQTSRRFSESMNGFLKKAGEELVRIQAQERVALSLVKEITEYFHGNSAKEEAHPFRIFMVVRDFLSILDRACKEVGKANERTIVGSARQFPMPVNPTLVHVFPGLNGRQHYGSSDDESSSPS from the exons CACCCCTCCTCCTCAAACTCTCACCGCCACATCATTGCCATCTCTGTCTCCGTTTCCCTCCTCATCGCATCCCTCTTCATCGCCTTCTCCACCTtcatctactaccgcaagcaCGCCCCTTTCTCCACCTCCTCCACCGCCGACGACAAGACCTCTCGCGCCGATAGCCTCCGCTTGTACTCCGATGGGACCCTCAAGCCTCCTCCTCGTATCGGCCCGTCTAACCCCAGCTCCGAGTTTCTCTACCTTGGTACATTAGCTAATTCCCATGGCATCGACGACGGGGAAGCTGAGAATTCGAGCAATGCCGGAGTCTCGGCCCCCATCCAGTATCAGAAACTGGGTTCGCCGGAGCTCAAGCCGCTTCCGCCGCTTCCGAAGAGCAGCTTCAAGCAGAGTTATGGAAGTTCTGGAGTGGGTTCTTCTGGGAATGAGGAGGACGATGAAGGAGACGAAGAGTTTTTTTCTCCGAGAGGGTCTTCTGGCCGAAAAGAAAGTCCAGTTCGTACCGGATCCAGCTCCCGAAGAGTGTTCAATGATGAAAATTTCGGAAGTAGAAGCTTCAATTCCAGAACTGCGTCGTACCCATGTTCGGATTCGGCCTCCCCAACGAGTTCTGTCTCGAATTCTGCATCCCCAGCTCTGAATTTTAGTCCCACAAGCATGAAATCCAAGTCCCCGGACTCCGTGATAAATTTCCCTGCTCCGATTCcgattccggttccggttccggctAGGCTGATACCAACAACGCTCCCATCGCTTTCTTCTTCgtcgtcttcgtcttcttcatcatcatcagagAGAGGTTCAGGGAATACCCAGAATTCCCCAGCGAGAAATTCGGACGTTTCGGGGCAGAGTAAGCGATCCCCAACGAGAATCGAGTGTGTTCCAATAAAACTACCTCCgccaccacctccaccacctCCGCCAGCAAGATTTTGGGAAGTTCCGGCTGCCGTCGGCCCAAACCGAGAGCCTAATCCGGGGCCGCCACTTCTTGTACCGCCTTCTAGGCCTGTTATGTTGCAAAATGTTGCACCCATTTCGGCTGCTGAGCAATTGCAGAGCAACGGAACTGTGGAGAGGAATGAGGATACTCCGAGACCAAAGTTGAAACCTTTACATTGGGATAAGGTTAGAGCGAGCTCGGATCGAGCTATGGTGTGGGATCAGATGAAATCGAGCTCTTTCCA ACTGAATGAGGAAATGATTGAGACGCTGTTTATggttaacaataataataatttgaattcGACTACGAAAGATAATGGTCGGCGTCAGGTTCTCCCTTTGCTGAACCAGGAGAGTCGGGTGCTTGATCCGAAGAAGTCTCAGAACATTGCAATTTTGTTGAGGGCACTAAATGTGACCATTGAGGAAGTCTGTGAAGCTCTTTCGGAAG GTAACTCTGACACATTAGGGACAGAACTTCTTGAAAGTTTATTGAAGATGGCTCCTACCAAAGAAGAGGAACGTAAACTAGCAGAGTTCAAAGATGAATCACCATTTAAGCTAGGACCAGCTGAGAAATTTCTCAAGGCCATGCTTGATATACCATTTGCATTTAAAAGGGTGGATGCGATGCTTTACATTGCCAATTTTGATTCGGAAGTTGAATACCTTCAAAGGTCTTTTGAAACTCTGGAG GCAGCTTGTGAAGAATTGAGGAACAGCAAAATGTTTCTGAAGCTTCTTGAAGCAGTCCTCAAAACTGGGAACCGCATGAATGTTGGCACCAACCGGGGTGATGCCCATGCGTTCAAGCTGGACACACTCCTCAAGCTTGCTGATATTAAGGGCATCGATGGGAAAACCACTCTCTTGCATTTTGTTGTTCAGGAAATTATTAGAGCTGAAGGTTCTCGTCTTTCTGGTACCAATCAGAGTCAAATGGCGGAGAATCAGCAGTCTGCTTTCCGGGATGAAGTTGAATATAGAAAGCTTGGGTTGCAAGTTGTTTCGGGTTTGAGTGGGGAGCTCACCAGTGTAAAGAAAGCTGCAGCAATGGATTCAGATGTGCTCAGCAGTGAAGTTGCAAAGCTTGCTGAAGGAATCGCCAAAATATCTGaagttgtaaaattaaatgaagAAATCGCATTGAAGCAGACTAGCCGAAGGTTTTCAGAGTCAATGAATGGGTTCTTGAAGAAGGCTGGGGAAGAGCTTGTAAGGATCCAAGCCCAAGAGAGAGTTGCTCTCTCTCTGGTGAAGGAAATAACCGAATACTTCCATGGGAACTCAGCTAAAGAGGAAGCTCATCCATTCCGGATTTTCATGGTGGTGAGggattttctttctattctcgACCGTGCTTGCAAGGAAGTAGGGAAAGCTAATGAGAGAACCATTGTCGGTTCTGCCCGTCAATTTCCTATGCCTGTGAATCCAACCCTTGTGCATGTATTTCCTGGATTGAATGGAAGGCAGCATTATGGTTCCTCAGATGATGAAAGCTCATCCCCATCATAG